The sequence AACACCACCGAAGCTGACATTGAATGCGGCAAAAATCATCCGAAAAACACCATAAATATCGATGATCAAACCCGCTGAAACTTTTTTAAAGCGGCGAATCAACGACGCTGCTGATTCTTTTAACCCATTTCTTTCCAAAGTTCCGGTAGCCAACATAATAATAATAAAAATAGCCATTCCTCTGTTACTAACGAAACTTGTACCTAATATATCTAACATCCCTTCTAAACCAATTCCCCCGACAAGGGCCGTCACAACTAAGGCAATCATAACAATCAAAATCGAGTCTAATTTCATTGCAAAACCGACAATGACGATCAGAACGCCTAGCAAACTAAGAATATTTTCCACTGCTCACACTTCTTTCTTTTTTACTTGTATTAAATTTTGATAATCAATAACCTCTTCATTATACACAAAATTTGTTTTATTTTTAATTTTTACTATACGATTCATTTCTAAAAAAAATATTTACTTTAGATCACACAAAAAAAGTTACAACTGAATTTTAATTTTTTCAGTCATAACTTTTTTTAGTTCTCTTTAGTAAATATTCAATAAACGCCAATTTTTTCTTCTTCAGCGTTATCATAAATTGTCTTTTTCTTGAAATCGTCGATCTTTTCCCATTCATCTCCGAAAATATGCTCTAAACGACCATAATCATCGTAAGACAGAATAAAGCGATGTTTGTCATCTTTATCGTTGATGATCGTGTATAGCTTATCTTCATCGTCTTGACTGATTTGCCAAGTACCAGCTTCAAACTCTTGAGCTATCGGCATTGAACGATTCCTTTCCAGCAATTTCTTCACATTTTCTGTTGCATATTCTGGATTGTCTTTTATATTTTCATTACGTTCATCTGACAATAAATAATATACAACAAAGAATTTTTGCGACATCATTGGACGAACTTGAATATCTGCCCATAGTGCTTCAAATTTCTCTTTAGGTAGTACTTCCCAGCCATTTCCAAAAACATTGGAGATTTTTTCATCTTTGTCTTCTTGCAGTATAATGAACGGCTCCTCTTCGTCTAAAAGAGTGAGAGCAGTCACAGGACCATAGCCTGCTACATTATCTGGTGAAGCATAAAAATCATATCTGGAATCAATCAACGTTTCGGGTAATTCAGAAATCATCACTCTTTGCGCTTTTTCTTTAGCTTGGCCAACTAAGTTTGTGTCTATAAAATTTGCTCGATCTTCATCTTCTCGATCAATATAAAAATAATAGATAAACTGATCATAAAGATTTTCACTTTCTTTCAATTCTAAAAGATCAGCTGAAATATCACTATACTCCGAATCATTTTCTCCACTAAATGAGCTTTCAAGATCAGGAATTGAAGAATAAGAATTTCGTTCGTTATCTCTTGAAATAATTCCGTTTATTTTAGAAACAACCATAACTAATAGAAAAATAACCCATAAATACTGCCACATACTTTTTTTCTTCTTTGGCAAACTGCGCATTGGTTCTGTTAACTGTAGCATAGCTAATTCTTTTGGTCTAAACAATGAAGGGTTCTTTTTACTTAGTTCTCCCCAGCATTCCTTTACACGAGAGTGGCGACTTAGACTGAAATACACATATCCTATTAGTAATTTGAAGATTGTTACGGGTATTGTTAACTCACTGTTATTGTATATCAACACATCATTTGTGGAACCCTTTTGTTTAACCCATTCATAATAGGCATTAAAAAAAGCACTGGTTTTATTTGCTTTTAAAGTATTGGCTTCACCAATAAGTACTTTGAATTCAGTGACTGTTTGTTCTTGTTCCATTCTAAAATCATTTAGTAATAGATACGAGATTTGCAAATTGATCACATCGTAATCTTTCGTGGTAATTGTCTTACACACATTCAATCGTTCAAACCAAGAACTCTGGTTTGCAACAGCACCTTCCACTATTTGAAATAATTCATAACGATTCGTGAAATACTCAATGCGTTCTTCTTTTGGAATATCTTGATAAATATCAAATGAAAAAGGCGGCACATGTTTAATTTTTGTCCAAGTATATCGGAAATTATCTTCAATTTTATATTCTTTAGCTAGTGAATCAAAGTCAAAAAAGGTTTCAAAATAAATAATGATCTGTCTTGATAGCACTCGATAATTTGACTGTAAAAATATTTGGATGATTTCTGTTATTTCGTTGTACTCATCACTTGTCCATTTTAACTCATTAGAAAATAGAGGTGTCCATTTTTCGACATCTGAAAAAAAGTCCATTTTTTCGTAAATCATTGCTAATTCTTGTTTAAAAATCAGCACAGAAGTAGTCTGTTTCCGTTCTTCTGTTTCATTTTCAGGTAGAGCCTTTTGTACTTCTTTTAACGGCATCCGTTTATTATTTAATTCAACAGCTGACTCTTTTACTATGAAGTGTTCAACATCATTTTGATTTGCTTTGGTTTCAGCTTCTGAATTAAATGTCGTAGTACCAATGTTACTATCATTTACTTCAACTGAAGGAGTATCAGGTTCTACTGGCCGATTGCTTTCAATGATCGCACCAGATAAGAAAATCGCTGAATCATAGGCATCTTTTAACTTTTTAAACGCGAGTGGGTCTTTCTCCACATTGATCATTTTGACCTTTTCATCATAAGCTTGTTTGACTTTCGTTTTATCTGAAGTCGGTTCTAGCGCTAAAATTTCCCAACAATTCATAACCCCAGCTCACTTTCTCAATTTTCCTGATCACTTAGTTATATATCTCCTACTATTATTATGGCAAAGATAATTAGGAATAACAATACTAGAAAGTACTTTGGACGTAATAAAAATAATAAAGTAAAAATCTGCTGTTCTTAAAACAACGCTTTGTACTTTATTATCCATTTATCTTTACTTTTCGTTCATAATTTTTTTTAAGTCTTCAGCGATACGATAGTGTCCAAACAACTTTTCCTTTAGTAACATCTGATGCTTGTTTTTTATGCAGTTCAAACAATTTATCTAACGTAGTAGCTACAACTAACAGTAAAAGAATAGACTACCTAAAAGGATACATTTGAATCAACTTTCTCAACACACCGTCAATAATAGCTTCTCTTGATTGAAAATGGTGATAAATAGCCTCCCGAGATAAACCGTCCAATTCATTAACAGTATCTTGAACCGTGGCTTCGGTATCATATCTTTTCACCATTTTTTTAATCTCCTTCAAAAACATACCGAATGATTTTTTGCAGAATGCCCTTTATTCTTAACTCTGTCAATGAAAAGAAAGTCCAAAAAACCTGTCCAACGATTCCTAAACCGAAGTCGTTTGACAGATTAATTTTAGCTATTTTTAGTTAAAGTAATCACTTGAGTAGCAACTTTTTCCAAGAAAGCTTGGTCATGTTCTACAATCAACATTGTTGGCTTTACCGATAAAATCAGTTTTTCTAATTGCTCTTGGTTAAAAACATCTAGATAATTTAACGGCTCATCCCAAATATAAAGTTCCGCTGGCTGTGCCAAAGACTTTGCTAACTCAACTTTTTTTCGTTGCCCCATGCTCATTTGTTCGATACGATTTTGAAAGACTTCTCTTTCCATCCCTAATTTGTGTAAGTTATTGAGAAATTCTTGGTGATTGAGGTTTTGCTCTTCAGAAAAATCAAGCAATGTTCCTCTGTTATCTTCATAGTTTTGGCGAACATAACTGATTTTTAATTTATCTGGGCTTGTGATTACACCTTTACTTACACCATCAAATTGATCAAGTAAAAAACGAATGATCGATGATTTTCCAGAACCATTTTGTCCTGCTAACGCAATTTGCTGCCCTTGGTTTAGTTCAAAAGAGATTTCTTGAAACAAGCTTTGCTCATCGTAACTTAAAGTCAAATTCTCAACTGTCAGTAATCGCTTGTGGTGTTCTGGTTGATAGTTCATTGTCAGTGGATCGATATATTCGATATCTTTTAAAAGACTTTCTTTTTCTGATAACTGTGTTTCCATTCGATGTTCGATCGTCTTCGCCCGTTTCATTGTCCGAGCTGCTCTTGCACCAATGAAGCCAGTATCATAGATTGCACCGCTGCCCTTTTCTGAAGCTTTTCCATATTTATCTTGCTCTTTAGAACGAGACCATTCAGCTTTTTCAGCAGCTGTTTTTTTCAAACGACTAACTTCTTTTTTTAGTTTTTCATTTTGTGCAAACTCAAACTCATCTTTTATTTTCTTTTGTTCTTCATAAACTGTAAAGTTTCCTTGATACAGTTCTAACTGACTTTTTTCAATCGACAACACATGATCGACCACTTCATCTACAAATGAACGATCGTGACTGACAACAATATATCCCTGACGCTTCTTTTTTAAATATTCTGCTACTTGTTTGCGTCCTACAATATCTAAATGGTTGGTTGGTTCATCGATTAATGGAAAATGATGTTCATCAATGAATAATAGTGCCAAAAGCACTTTCGTTTGTTCACCACCAGAAAGTGTATCAAATGAGCGCCATAAAATTTCTGGATCAACTTTAAGAAGATTTAATTCACGCTCAATTTCCCATTGTTCAAAATCGCTGATTTCTTGCAGTACGTAATAGGTTAACTGCTGTTTCTCTTTAATTGGTTGTGGGAAATATAAAAATTCTAGCTGATGGTTAACTTGACCGCTGTATTCTAGCTGATTCAGTAAAATCTTCAGTAGCGTAGTTTTCCCGCGACCGTTTCTGCCGATCAACCCTAATTTCCATTGCGTATCAAAATTTAGATTTGCTTGATCAAATAGTAAAGTCCCTTGGGTGTCATACCCGAATGTTATATTTTTCATTTCAATTTTTGACATAATCTCACCTCGTTAACTAAAGCGGAAGGAATATAACTACTTCCTTCAGTTCTTCACAGAATCGGCAAGACGTTTACGAGTACACAAAAAGACCCGTACGCTGAAAAAATCAATGCCAATCCTGAAAATCTGCACACTGCTCCCTTGAGAATTCTCAAGTTACAGTCTGAATGCAGCTTCAACAAATTGACTTAATTTTTCAACTCACGGATCCCTCACTTCGTTTTTTATTGCATTTACTATACCATGGTCTTTTTTGCTTTGTCAACAAACATTTACCACACTTCCTATATTTAGCTAGTAGTAAGAATAAGCCGTCTGATGATCATTACGTGATGGAACTTTCCATGTCGATTGTTTCTAAAGCATAACTATTTGGTTTTGCTCTTCAATTATTTACTATTCTTGCTGCTTTAAAGGAGACTTTTTCGATCGTTGATTTTATCCATCGTAATCATTAGTTATTGAATAAAAATTATCACGTTTAATGGTTGACGAGCATTATTTTTGAGAAGATTCTTTCAATCTCTCTGTTTTCCCTTTTTCAATACTACTTTTGCATTATACTAACAATGTAAATAAATTTTTTTGAATTAATTATATCTAGTAAGGAGAGTATTTTATGAAAATTGAACATATTGGATTATGGGTAACAGAGTTGGAAAAGATGCGCAAATTTTATGAAACCTATTTCAACGCTACCTCTTCTGAGCTTTACCATAACAAAAAAACAAGCTTCCATTCTTATTTTTTAACTTTCACTGATGGCGCTAGACTTGAGATCATGCAACGAGATGACGTCACTCACCGTAATCATGAGGAAGAAATTTTAGGATTTGCTCATTTGGCTTTCTCTTTAGGTAGTAAGGATAATGTCGACAACTTAACAAATATCTTAGTTCTAGAAGGCTATACCTTATTAAGTCCTTGCCGTACAACTGGTGATGGGTACTATGAATCTGTCATTACAGATCCGGAAGGAAATCACTTAGAGTTAACCATTTAATTTAGATACGAGATGGAGGAATCGGAATGGATATAAAAGCAATCGTCTTAGACATTGATGGAACACTTTTAAATGATGATAAAAAACTGACTAGTCAGACAAAAGAAGCTTTGATCAACGCTCAAAAAAATGGCATAAAAGTAATTCTAGCATCAGGAAGACCTACTCCTGGTATGATGAAGTATGTTGAAGAACTAGAGATGGCTCGATATAATGGTTTGATTGTATCGTATAATGGTGCACATGTACTTGATGTTCGTACACAAAATGAATTGTTCAGCCAACCTCTTTCTGTTGAAAGTAGTAAAAATATATTGGAACATCTTAAGCAGTTTGATGTAAAACCGATGATTGCTAAAAATGAATATATGTATGTCAATAACGTCTTTGATGGAATGTTGGATTTGGAGTTCTCAGATGGGTTGTTCAACATTATCGAATATGAATCACGCGGTGGCAATTTCCAGTTATGCGAAAAAACAGATTTAGCATCTTTTGTTGATTTTCCGCTGCATAAAATACTTGTAGCAGCTCAGCCAGAGTATTTACAAGAACATTGGCAACAAATTCTTGCGCCTTTTGAACAGACCGTTAGCGGGATATTTTCTGCTCCGATGTATTTTGAATTTACTGACAAAGGAATTGACAAGGCTAACGCCTTAGAAAAAACATTAAAACCTTTAGGTATCAATCAAGAACATATTATTTCATTTGGTGACGGTCATAACGATCTATCGTTGATCAACTATGCTGGAATCGGTGTTGCAATGGGAAATGCCGTAGATGAATTAAAAAAAGCTGCGGATAAAATCACTTTGACAAATAACGAAGATGGGATTGCCAAAGCATTAGCAGAACTTTTATAATGTAAAAAAATAGATTAAGAGCTGACATGCTCCTAATCTATTTTTTATTTCTAACACAATACGCCATAATCAGTTATAATTCAGTTATACAACCCTAACTGAAAGGTGGTTTGCGTGATGAACTTAATCCTAAAATTAAAAAATTTAGACAGATTGACTACAAGTGAAAAAGCACTTGTCGACTATATCCTTGATTCTCCAGAAAAAGTGATTCATTTTTCACCTAAAGAATTGGCTAATCATTCTTATGTCTCTATTTCAACGATTTACCGTTTGATTAATAAGTTAGATCTTGATGGATTGAACGATCTTAAACTAGCATTGGTAAACTATTTAAATGAGCATAATTCTGAGCAGATTATTGATATGGATTATCCTATTTCTGCAGAAGATAATCATTATGCGATGACTAAAAAGCTAAAAACAGTTTATGAGCAAACTGTCCAATCAACGATTGACGTAAATACTGTTGAAATGATGGCGATTACTAGTTCATTAATCGACAAATCAGCGTTTATTGATATCTACGCCTCGTCTGCAAATATTTATTTTGCTCAGAATTTTCAATTTCAGATGCAAGAAATCGGTAAAAGAATTAATGTGCCGATTGATGATTATATGCAAAATCTATCAGCAGCTAACAGTACTTCTGATCATTTAGCCATCATTATTTCTTATGAAGGACGTGGCTCTAGCGTTAAAAAAATAGTGGAAACTTTGAAAAAAAATAATAGTAAGATTTTATTAATTACATCAAAAAACAGTACGCTTCTAGATGAAAAAGTGGACGGAACATTATTCTTTTCTTCTCTGGAAAACCATTACAATAAAATCTCGTCCTTCTCAACACGGATGTCCTTAATGTTTCTTTTGGATCGTTTATATCTTAGTTTTTTTAATCAAAATTATGAAAAAAATTTAGCGTATAAATTAGAGAATTATCAAAAAATGAACCCAAATTTGATTTGAAAAATTGCAGAAAAAAGCCCTTGAGAAAGCTAAGAATCAGCTTTCTCAAGGGCTTTAAATAGAATAAACAGCCGACAAAAAGTAGACTACACTCCATTTGGATTACATCAACTTCTAAGAATTGAAACTCATTGAAGTGCTGTAAAACACAACGAAATATGAGTTGATATTGCACAGTATCTACTTGATTCTCGGAGCTATACATTTTTGTTTCAACTAATTAAGATTTTCAATAAATACATCAATTATTTTAGATCCACCAACTAATTTGAAGATGATAAAAACAATAATAAATGAAATTGATACGATCACCAAAGTAAGACAAAATCGACCAAGAATATCTTCTCTTTTCCACAACCGATCTGTAAAAGATAAACTGATCAATAATGCGGACAAACAAAACAATCCCATCACGATCATATAAGAGTCAATCGGTAAAAAAGAAAACAGGAAAGCGATTAAACTACTATATACCGTTATACTTACCGGACTAAAAAGTGTATGAAATGAATCTAAAAACGATACTTTTTCTCGGCCGAGTTTGTTTGATGCAAAAAAGTACACCAGAATAAACAGGAAAAAATAAACACCAATCAATAACAAACTTTCAATAAATAATGCTATTGGGCTTTCATTCCTATAGTCACTCATCCTTAAAATACTGCGACTTATTGCTAAAGCGTTCAATATAATCAACAAGAAGAAATTAACTACACCAAAAAATTGGGTCTTTTTTACATTGCCTTTCTCTTCCCCTTTGATTTGATTATTCAGCCAACTAAAATAGTTTTTACTTTCAGTTGTTACCTGCTGCATAGTTTGATTATTCTTCAATTGTTCATTTAAACTAGTTTGAAGTTGTGTTCCTTTTTTTAAAATAGTTTCTACAGAAGTTGCTTCTGCTGATTCTTGAATTTGACACTTACCACACAATGGACAAAAATTTGCCTCTTTTTTTATTTCTTTGCCACACTGAATACAATAGTTCATACAACCACACCTCTACCAATTTATTAACCCTATATCCATTTTCATTTTTAACACTCGATAAACCGATTGATTCAACTCTTTTTCAGTATATACTCCTTCTTCGATTCCTTGTAAAACATATGGAATCTGTTCTTGAAAAGAAGAAGACAAAATTAAATCATTTCCTGCTTTTAATGCAGCCAGTCCCGCTTCTTTTTGCGAAATAAAATCTGCCAGCCCCGCCATATCCATATCATCTGTCATGATAACGTTTTGAAATCCTAATTCATTTCGCAAAATATCATGAACTGGTCGGGAGATCGATGCTGGCATTGCTTCGTCAATACTCGTAATGATATTGTGAGAAATTAGAACACTGTCTGCTCCTGCTGCTATTCCTGCTTTAAAAGGCAAGAAATCATTATTTCTAAGCTCATCTAGACTG is a genomic window of Enterococcus haemoperoxidus ATCC BAA-382 containing:
- a CDS encoding Cof-type HAD-IIB family hydrolase, whose protein sequence is MDIKAIVLDIDGTLLNDDKKLTSQTKEALINAQKNGIKVILASGRPTPGMMKYVEELEMARYNGLIVSYNGAHVLDVRTQNELFSQPLSVESSKNILEHLKQFDVKPMIAKNEYMYVNNVFDGMLDLEFSDGLFNIIEYESRGGNFQLCEKTDLASFVDFPLHKILVAAQPEYLQEHWQQILAPFEQTVSGIFSAPMYFEFTDKGIDKANALEKTLKPLGINQEHIISFGDGHNDLSLINYAGIGVAMGNAVDELKKAADKITLTNNEDGIAKALAELL
- a CDS encoding TetR family transcriptional regulator; protein product: MVKRYDTEATVQDTVNELDGLSREAIYHHFQSREAIIDGVLRKLIQMYPFR
- a CDS encoding VOC family protein gives rise to the protein MKIEHIGLWVTELEKMRKFYETYFNATSSELYHNKKTSFHSYFLTFTDGARLEIMQRDDVTHRNHEEEILGFAHLAFSLGSKDNVDNLTNILVLEGYTLLSPCRTTGDGYYESVITDPEGNHLELTI
- a CDS encoding DUF969 domain-containing protein: MENILSLLGVLIVIVGFAMKLDSILIVMIALVVTALVGGIGLEGMLDILGTSFVSNRGMAIFIIIMLATGTLERNGLKESAASLIRRFKKVSAGLIIDIYGVFRMIFAAFNVSFGGVAGFVRPIILPMSIGAVESQNLELNKEYEEELKGMASAMENICWFFGQVLFIGGSGGLLVQSTLKELGYEVTLVQLAAVEIPVALVALVTASIYFYTKDRRLMKKYYGDSEQKGDQS
- a CDS encoding zinc ribbon domain-containing protein, encoding MNYCIQCGKEIKKEANFCPLCGKCQIQESAEATSVETILKKGTQLQTSLNEQLKNNQTMQQVTTESKNYFSWLNNQIKGEEKGNVKKTQFFGVVNFFLLIILNALAISRSILRMSDYRNESPIALFIESLLLIGVYFFLFILVYFFASNKLGREKVSFLDSFHTLFSPVSITVYSSLIAFLFSFLPIDSYMIVMGLFCLSALLISLSFTDRLWKREDILGRFCLTLVIVSISFIIVFIIFKLVGGSKIIDVFIENLN
- a CDS encoding MurR/RpiR family transcriptional regulator → MNLILKLKNLDRLTTSEKALVDYILDSPEKVIHFSPKELANHSYVSISTIYRLINKLDLDGLNDLKLALVNYLNEHNSEQIIDMDYPISAEDNHYAMTKKLKTVYEQTVQSTIDVNTVEMMAITSSLIDKSAFIDIYASSANIYFAQNFQFQMQEIGKRINVPIDDYMQNLSAANSTSDHLAIIISYEGRGSSVKKIVETLKKNNSKILLITSKNSTLLDEKVDGTLFFSSLENHYNKISSFSTRMSLMFLLDRLYLSFFNQNYEKNLAYKLENYQKMNPNLI
- a CDS encoding Lsa family ABC-F type ribosomal protection protein, producing the protein MSKIEMKNITFGYDTQGTLLFDQANLNFDTQWKLGLIGRNGRGKTTLLKILLNQLEYSGQVNHQLEFLYFPQPIKEKQQLTYYVLQEISDFEQWEIERELNLLKVDPEILWRSFDTLSGGEQTKVLLALLFIDEHHFPLIDEPTNHLDIVGRKQVAEYLKKKRQGYIVVSHDRSFVDEVVDHVLSIEKSQLELYQGNFTVYEEQKKIKDEFEFAQNEKLKKEVSRLKKTAAEKAEWSRSKEQDKYGKASEKGSGAIYDTGFIGARAARTMKRAKTIEHRMETQLSEKESLLKDIEYIDPLTMNYQPEHHKRLLTVENLTLSYDEQSLFQEISFELNQGQQIALAGQNGSGKSSIIRFLLDQFDGVSKGVITSPDKLKISYVRQNYEDNRGTLLDFSEEQNLNHQEFLNNLHKLGMEREVFQNRIEQMSMGQRKKVELAKSLAQPAELYIWDEPLNYLDVFNQEQLEKLILSVKPTMLIVEHDQAFLEKVATQVITLTKNS